One genomic region from Parerythrobacter aestuarii encodes:
- the lptC gene encoding LPS export ABC transporter periplasmic protein LptC produces MEHKPRIETQDAKELRKGRQAFAAPGGSHDALVRFLGRALPIGVGIVAALMIITPLSPRGEVSFLLDRNAVAIIKERLRVDNALYRGTDDKGRPFSLTADEAVQQSSAEGVVRLQDVVARILLDEGPGQLTAEGGAYTIEDEVLKVDGPLRLTAADGYRFVASGVSINLETKRLTGSDGVDGAIPAGTFSADRLEADLAKRIFVLDGNARLRMVPGQFPRELRMPR; encoded by the coding sequence ATGGAACACAAGCCAAGGATCGAAACGCAGGACGCGAAGGAGCTGCGCAAGGGGCGCCAGGCCTTTGCCGCGCCCGGCGGCTCGCACGATGCGTTGGTGCGGTTCCTCGGCCGTGCGCTGCCGATCGGCGTCGGCATTGTCGCCGCGCTGATGATCATCACCCCGCTGAGCCCGCGCGGCGAAGTCTCCTTCCTGCTCGATCGCAACGCCGTGGCGATAATCAAGGAACGGCTGCGGGTCGACAATGCGCTCTATCGCGGCACCGATGACAAGGGCCGCCCGTTCTCGCTCACTGCCGATGAAGCGGTACAGCAATCGAGCGCCGAAGGCGTCGTGCGCCTGCAGGATGTTGTCGCCCGCATCCTGCTCGACGAAGGCCCGGGTCAGCTCACCGCAGAAGGCGGCGCATACACCATCGAAGACGAAGTGCTTAAGGTCGACGGGCCGCTGCGCCTGACAGCCGCCGACGGCTATCGCTTTGTCGCCAGCGGCGTGTCGATCAATCTCGAAACCAAGCGCCTGACCGGTTCCGACGGGGTCGATGGAGCGATTCCGGCCGGGACCTTTTCTGCCGACCGGCTCGAAGCCGACCTTGCGAAGCGTATCTTCGTGCTCGATGGCAATGCCCGCCTGCGCATGGTGCCCGGCCAGTTTCCCCGCGAATTGAGGATGCCCAGATGA
- a CDS encoding ribonuclease D: MAVHFHEEDLPAGVLEGDAPLAVDTETMGLITRRDRLCIVQISDGGPDEHLVRFAPDSDYAAPNLKSLLGDPNRLKLYHFARFDLAAIEHYLGVTAAPVFCTKIASKLTRTYTDRHGLKNLVEELLGESLSKQQQSSDWGAPGINEAQRDYAASDVRYLHRMREILIQRLEREGRLEMAQACFDFLPTRARLDLAGWEEHDIFSHA; this comes from the coding sequence ATGGCTGTACATTTTCATGAAGAAGACCTGCCCGCAGGCGTCCTCGAAGGCGACGCCCCGCTGGCTGTCGATACCGAAACCATGGGTCTCATCACCCGGCGCGACCGGCTCTGCATCGTCCAGATCAGCGACGGCGGACCGGACGAGCACCTGGTCCGCTTTGCGCCCGACAGCGACTATGCGGCGCCCAATTTGAAATCATTGCTCGGCGATCCGAACCGGTTGAAGCTCTATCACTTCGCCCGCTTCGACCTTGCCGCAATCGAGCATTACCTGGGCGTCACCGCCGCACCGGTGTTTTGCACCAAGATCGCAAGCAAGCTGACCCGCACCTACACCGATCGTCACGGCCTCAAGAACCTGGTCGAGGAACTGCTGGGCGAAAGCCTCTCCAAACAGCAGCAATCGAGCGACTGGGGTGCACCCGGCATCAACGAAGCGCAGCGCGATTATGCCGCCAGTGATGTGCGCTACCTCCACCGCATGCGCGAGATCCTGATCCAGCGGCTGGAGCGCGAAGGGCGGCTGGAGATGGCGCAGGCCTGCTTCGATTTCCTCCCCACCCGCGCGCGGCTCGACCTCGCCGGCTGGGAAGAGCACGACATCTTCAGCCACGCCTAG
- the ung gene encoding uracil-DNA glycosylase: MADTVPDSWKPALDPVLATPEARRLGGWLRAEEAAGKAIYPPRGQRLRALELTPLDSVKVVILGQDPYHGPGQAHGLCFSVADGVQPPPSLVNIYKELETDLGLVRPQHGNLEYWAQQGVLLLNNSLTVEAHQAGSHAGKGWDAITDAAVAAVAGSDLPTVFILWGSHAQKKAARVPELGQPHHLILKSPHPSPLSAHRGFFGSRPFSQANAFLAEQGRGPIDWALPG; this comes from the coding sequence ATGGCCGACACCGTTCCCGACAGCTGGAAACCTGCGCTTGATCCAGTGCTGGCAACGCCTGAAGCGAGGCGGCTGGGCGGCTGGCTGCGGGCCGAGGAAGCGGCGGGCAAGGCGATCTACCCACCGCGCGGGCAAAGGCTGCGGGCGCTGGAGCTGACCCCGCTGGATAGCGTCAAGGTCGTGATCCTCGGGCAAGACCCCTACCATGGACCCGGGCAGGCGCACGGGCTGTGTTTCTCAGTGGCCGATGGAGTCCAGCCGCCACCGAGCCTGGTCAATATCTACAAGGAGCTGGAGACCGACCTGGGTCTCGTGCGGCCGCAGCACGGCAATCTCGAGTATTGGGCGCAGCAGGGCGTGTTGCTGCTCAACAATTCGCTCACCGTCGAAGCGCATCAGGCCGGCAGCCATGCCGGCAAGGGTTGGGATGCCATTACCGATGCGGCGGTGGCAGCGGTGGCTGGAAGTGACCTGCCGACAGTCTTCATCCTGTGGGGCAGCCACGCACAGAAGAAGGCTGCGCGGGTACCGGAACTGGGCCAGCCGCATCACCTGATCCTCAAGAGCCCGCACCCCAGCCCGCTGTCGGCGCACCGGGGGTTCTTCGGCTCGCGACCGTTCAGCCAGGCTAACGCCTTTCTGGCCGAGCAGGGGCGGGGACCGATCGACTGGGCCTTGCCCGGTTGA
- a CDS encoding TraR/DksA family transcriptional regulator — protein MTEKEARTALLARQAELAEEDRISAEGRAPVTLQQDSVGRLSRMDAMQQQAMAQAQERRRKAEVARIVAALARLDQGEWGYCVYCGEEIAEKRLRHDPSVPRCVKCASGDP, from the coding sequence ATGACCGAGAAAGAGGCCCGCACCGCCCTGCTCGCCCGGCAGGCTGAACTGGCGGAGGAAGACCGCATCAGCGCCGAAGGCCGCGCGCCTGTCACCCTGCAGCAGGACAGCGTCGGGCGGCTCAGCCGGATGGACGCGATGCAGCAGCAGGCGATGGCGCAGGCGCAGGAACGGCGGCGCAAGGCCGAAGTTGCACGGATCGTGGCGGCCTTGGCGCGCCTTGACCAAGGCGAATGGGGCTACTGCGTCTATTGCGGCGAAGAGATCGCGGAAAAGCGCTTGCGCCACGATCCCAGCGTGCCACGCTGCGTGAAGTGCGCGAGTGGCGATCCATGA
- a CDS encoding GNAT family N-acetyltransferase, with the protein MREWRSMMELRQPDAAMLPSYVAAMERGWSPRNVGSEKARLDTLERIARGEAAFLSEFEDGATRGPPIRLPDGSVVPRLPDLLRWMWDGEFCGLINLRWQPGTNALPPHALGHVGYTVVPWKRNRGYATQALIEILPLARQQGLDWIEATTTDDNVASIRTLEKAGARLIDKLTGVVHHGADEVVRSYRIEL; encoded by the coding sequence GTGCGCGAGTGGCGATCCATGATGGAGCTGCGCCAGCCCGATGCGGCGATGCTGCCGTCCTATGTCGCGGCGATGGAGCGAGGCTGGTCGCCGCGCAACGTCGGGAGCGAGAAGGCGCGGCTGGATACGCTCGAGCGCATCGCGCGGGGAGAAGCGGCTTTCCTCTCCGAATTCGAAGATGGGGCCACCCGGGGGCCGCCGATCCGGTTGCCCGATGGCAGCGTAGTGCCGCGCCTGCCCGACCTGCTGCGATGGATGTGGGATGGCGAATTCTGCGGCCTTATCAACCTGCGCTGGCAGCCGGGGACCAATGCGCTGCCTCCGCATGCGCTGGGCCATGTCGGCTACACCGTCGTCCCGTGGAAGCGCAATCGCGGTTATGCCACGCAGGCGCTGATCGAGATCCTGCCGCTTGCAAGGCAACAGGGGCTCGACTGGATTGAAGCCACCACCACTGATGACAATGTCGCCTCCATACGCACACTGGAAAAGGCGGGGGCGCGGCTCATCGACAAGCTGACCGGGGTGGTGCACCACGGAGCTGACGAAGTGGTGCGATCGTACCGGATCGAGCTGTAG
- a CDS encoding enoyl-CoA hydratase yields the protein MSEELVLCEIADGVATVTLNRPNAMNALSKALRRRLFEVMTAVDADDSVRAVILTGAGERAFTAGLDLKELGSDPGGLGAANASGADENPVKAIELCRKPVIGAINGVAITGGFEVALACDVLVASTNARFADTHARVGIYPGWGLSQKLSRMIGISRAKELSFTGNFLDAETAKAWGLVNHVVAQDELLPLARKLAADMASIDPAFLANYKKLIDDGYAATFGDGLALENTLSSAANAQVTPEEVEARRAAVQARGRGQ from the coding sequence ATGAGCGAAGAACTGGTGTTGTGCGAAATTGCCGACGGAGTCGCCACCGTTACGCTCAACCGCCCCAACGCGATGAATGCGCTGTCGAAAGCCCTGCGCCGCAGGTTGTTCGAAGTGATGACTGCGGTCGATGCCGATGACAGCGTCCGCGCGGTGATCCTGACGGGGGCAGGCGAGCGGGCCTTTACGGCCGGGCTGGACTTGAAGGAGCTGGGTTCTGACCCGGGCGGGCTGGGCGCGGCCAATGCCTCGGGCGCGGACGAGAACCCGGTCAAGGCGATCGAGCTGTGCCGCAAGCCGGTGATCGGGGCGATCAACGGGGTCGCCATTACCGGCGGCTTCGAAGTCGCGCTCGCCTGCGACGTGCTGGTGGCGAGCACCAATGCCCGCTTTGCCGATACCCATGCCCGCGTCGGCATCTATCCCGGCTGGGGGTTGAGCCAGAAGCTGAGCCGGATGATCGGCATCTCCCGCGCCAAGGAGCTGAGCTTCACCGGCAATTTCCTCGATGCGGAGACCGCCAAGGCGTGGGGTCTCGTCAACCACGTCGTCGCGCAGGACGAACTTCTGCCACTCGCGCGCAAGCTCGCTGCCGACATGGCCAGCATCGATCCGGCATTCCTCGCCAACTACAAGAAACTGATCGACGACGGCTACGCCGCGACCTTCGGCGACGGGCTGGCGCTGGAAAACACGCTCTCAAGCGCCGCCAACGCGCAGGTCACGCCGGAAGAGGTGGAAGCGCGCCGGGCAGCGGTGCAGGCGCGCGGGCGGGGGCAGTAG
- a CDS encoding winged helix-turn-helix transcriptional regulator, whose protein sequence is MPSQFGQFCPIALASEVLTQKWMLLVLRELNAGATRFNEIRRGVPRISATLLKQRLLQLESAGIVTRRPVGADGHEAYILTEAGAELKPILSAVGTWGQRWARDIEREDLDPAWLVWAMHRRIDTAAMPQGRTVLALHFVDAPAHHRLFWLVCEHPRVEVCIKPPGFDDTLRVETDVRTMAEVWRGIRPIGQALSEGSLTIEGPSALVGQAPGWFLLSVFSETKRADCR, encoded by the coding sequence ATGCCATCCCAATTCGGTCAGTTCTGCCCCATTGCGCTCGCATCCGAAGTGCTGACGCAGAAATGGATGCTGCTGGTCCTTCGCGAGCTCAATGCGGGCGCGACCCGCTTCAACGAGATTCGCAGGGGGGTTCCGCGCATCTCCGCCACGCTATTGAAGCAGCGGCTGCTCCAGCTCGAAAGTGCCGGCATCGTGACGCGAAGGCCCGTCGGTGCGGATGGGCATGAGGCGTATATCCTGACCGAGGCCGGAGCGGAGCTGAAGCCGATCCTGTCTGCTGTCGGGACATGGGGCCAGCGATGGGCACGCGATATCGAGCGCGAAGACCTCGACCCGGCGTGGCTGGTGTGGGCGATGCATCGACGGATCGACACGGCAGCCATGCCTCAGGGCCGGACCGTCCTGGCGCTGCATTTTGTCGATGCACCGGCACACCATCGGCTTTTCTGGCTGGTGTGCGAGCATCCCCGTGTAGAGGTCTGTATCAAGCCCCCCGGCTTCGACGACACGCTTCGCGTCGAGACCGATGTCCGGACGATGGCGGAAGTCTGGCGCGGCATTCGGCCGATCGGCCAGGCGCTGTCAGAAGGAAGCCTGACTATCGAAGGGCCTTCGGCGCTCGTCGGGCAGGCACCGGGCTGGTTCCTGCTGAGCGTTTTTTCCGAGACCAAGCGAGCCGATTGCCGCTGA
- a CDS encoding carbohydrate porin, with the protein MASVAASPLLAQDSANSNVTSGNPPPTKAEAEAESIAEDAPAKAKKPDINFVWTQFLATSIREDVDDEIRYGGRVDVYAKVPGSAIGLDDSITVNIHPEFRYGKSINGEIGVLPVQTGLFYPDDQGEQFDLSLSVKKTWKSGTSLEVGKVNVLDIAAGLPVVGGGGIEGFENLAFALPPSTIVPQEMFGAMLTVPTKKALFRLWVYDPVIATQKSGFEHPFEQGVGALASVTFPVKIGGKPGYYAIKLAGTTRRGSPVEVLPVGLQPIPGGTFGTARGQGSVVLAAYQYVGAYKDHPGKGWGVFGQVFFSDGDPTPLDVSGFIGVSGDVPFRPQDHFGLAWFRYSLSDKFVSDLAPFAAFEDEEGVEAFYTFEVAKPLRITADVQYIDSTVVARKPGWAVGLRAVTRF; encoded by the coding sequence TTGGCTTCGGTCGCCGCCTCCCCCCTACTTGCGCAGGATTCCGCCAACTCGAATGTCACATCCGGCAATCCGCCCCCGACTAAGGCTGAGGCTGAGGCTGAATCCATTGCCGAAGATGCACCCGCCAAGGCGAAGAAGCCCGACATAAATTTCGTCTGGACGCAGTTCCTGGCCACTTCGATCCGGGAAGACGTGGATGACGAGATCCGCTACGGCGGGCGAGTCGATGTCTATGCCAAGGTCCCCGGATCGGCCATCGGGCTCGACGATTCCATCACTGTCAACATCCATCCCGAATTCCGCTACGGCAAGAGCATCAACGGTGAAATCGGCGTACTGCCGGTGCAGACCGGTCTGTTCTATCCCGATGACCAGGGCGAACAGTTCGACCTTTCGCTGAGCGTCAAGAAAACCTGGAAATCGGGCACTTCGCTGGAAGTCGGCAAGGTCAATGTCCTCGATATCGCTGCCGGGCTGCCGGTTGTTGGCGGCGGCGGGATCGAAGGGTTCGAGAACCTCGCCTTCGCCCTCCCGCCCAGCACCATCGTGCCGCAGGAAATGTTCGGTGCCATGCTGACGGTGCCAACCAAGAAAGCACTGTTCCGGCTGTGGGTCTATGACCCGGTCATTGCGACACAGAAGAGCGGATTCGAGCATCCGTTCGAGCAGGGCGTCGGCGCGCTCGCCTCAGTCACCTTCCCGGTCAAGATCGGCGGCAAGCCGGGGTACTATGCGATCAAGCTGGCGGGCACGACCCGGCGCGGTTCGCCGGTCGAAGTGCTCCCGGTGGGACTCCAGCCCATCCCCGGCGGAACCTTTGGCACTGCCAGGGGACAGGGCAGTGTGGTCCTCGCCGCTTACCAGTATGTGGGTGCCTACAAGGACCATCCGGGCAAGGGCTGGGGCGTGTTCGGGCAGGTGTTCTTTTCCGATGGTGACCCGACCCCGCTCGATGTCAGCGGGTTCATCGGCGTTTCCGGCGACGTCCCGTTCCGCCCGCAGGACCATTTCGGCTTGGCCTGGTTCCGCTATTCGCTGAGCGACAAGTTCGTCAGCGACCTCGCGCCCTTCGCTGCCTTCGAAGACGAGGAAGGCGTCGAAGCCTTCTACACCTTCGAAGTCGCCAAGCCCCTGCGCATCACCGCCGACGTGCAATATATCGACAGCACCGTAGTGGCACGCAAGCCCGGATGGGCGGTCGGCTTGAGAGCCGTCACGCGGTTCTAG